A region of Asticcacaulis excentricus DNA encodes the following proteins:
- a CDS encoding ActS/PrrB/RegB family redox-sensitive histidine kinase: protein MRQRIISFLSSFTAPPAAAKDRTPFSWADFSPVPLSHGADGLRLRTLVGLRWLAILGQSVMIAVVSLGFGHELNLWPCLAMIAASLWLNLLLMFNDRRQRLDDWDAALQLSFDCVQLAALLAVTGGLDNPFCLMLIAPATVAAANLPTRYGFGVVAVAVLATCAMAFWSLPLPWPEGQAFHLPQIYRLGFLAAIIIGIVFTAGYTWQAALESKRMAQALAATQAVLEKEHRLSALGGLAAAAAHELGTPLGTIQVVAREMLRSLTPGTALYEDAELLVSQSQRCRDILKNLARRPETRDQVHDQMPLRVFFEEAVQPFRNEGKAIHIEISMDEVPDGEDPGHYVSIKRRPEWLHALGAFVENAVDFARSAVWVRVRIRKAYVTLSIEDDGPGFAPDILSRVGDPYISTRGHDSRPETSMHGGMGLGFFIAKTLLEHTGASVTYGNRDTGGAYVRALWRREQIDVIVSQDFGSDIAPLSRD, encoded by the coding sequence GTGCGCCAACGGATTATCAGCTTCCTGTCTTCCTTCACCGCGCCCCCGGCTGCGGCAAAAGATCGCACGCCCTTTTCCTGGGCTGACTTTTCGCCCGTCCCCCTGTCGCACGGGGCCGATGGCCTGAGGCTGCGCACGCTGGTCGGTCTGCGCTGGCTGGCCATACTGGGCCAGAGCGTGATGATTGCCGTGGTGTCGCTGGGCTTTGGTCATGAACTGAACCTGTGGCCTTGTCTGGCTATGATTGCCGCCAGCCTGTGGCTCAATCTGCTTCTGATGTTCAATGACCGGCGGCAGCGTCTCGACGACTGGGACGCGGCCCTGCAACTGAGCTTTGACTGCGTGCAACTGGCGGCCCTGCTGGCCGTGACGGGCGGGCTCGACAACCCCTTCTGCCTGATGCTGATAGCGCCGGCGACGGTGGCGGCGGCCAACCTGCCGACGCGCTACGGCTTCGGCGTGGTAGCCGTGGCCGTGCTGGCCACCTGCGCCATGGCCTTCTGGTCGCTGCCCCTGCCTTGGCCCGAAGGACAAGCGTTTCACCTGCCGCAAATCTATCGTCTGGGCTTTCTGGCCGCCATCATCATTGGTATCGTCTTCACAGCGGGCTATACGTGGCAGGCGGCGCTGGAATCCAAGCGCATGGCGCAGGCCCTGGCGGCGACGCAGGCGGTTCTGGAAAAGGAACACCGCCTGTCGGCGCTGGGCGGGCTGGCGGCGGCGGCGGCGCATGAGCTGGGCACGCCCTTAGGCACCATTCAGGTGGTGGCGCGTGAAATGCTGCGCAGCCTGACGCCCGGCACGGCGCTTTATGAAGACGCGGAACTGCTGGTCTCGCAAAGCCAGCGCTGCCGCGACATCCTCAAAAACCTCGCCCGCCGCCCCGAAACCCGCGATCAGGTCCACGATCAGATGCCGCTGCGCGTCTTCTTCGAAGAGGCGGTGCAGCCGTTTCGCAACGAAGGTAAGGCCATCCATATCGAAATCAGTATGGACGAGGTGCCCGACGGCGAAGACCCTGGACACTATGTGTCGATCAAGCGCCGACCGGAATGGCTGCATGCCTTGGGGGCCTTCGTCGAAAACGCCGTCGATTTTGCGCGCAGCGCCGTCTGGGTCCGCGTACGTATCCGCAAGGCCTATGTCACCCTGTCTATCGAAGACGACGGTCCCGGCTTTGCGCCGGACATCCTGTCGCGCGTCGGTGACCCTTATATTTCGACGCGCGGCCACGACTCGCGGCCGGAGACGTCTATGCACGGGGGCATGGGGCTGGGCTTCTTCATTGCCAAGACCTTGCTGGAGCATACGGGGGCCAGCGTCACCTACGGCAATCGCGATACCGGCGGCGCCTATGTGCGCGCCCTGTGGCGGCGCGAGCAGATAGACGTGATCGTTTCGCAAGATTTTGGCAGTGACATCGCACCGCTATCCAGAGATTAA
- a CDS encoding ActR/PrrA/RegA family redox response regulator transcription factor yields MDDVKTAIEQKIAALTDRTLLLLDDDAPFRQRLARALESRGFTVTAVESVAEALKVIEASPPAFGVMDMRLEDGNGLKAVEALHAKRPDARAIMLTGYGNIATAVAAVKSGAVDYLSKPADADDVVKALLAVEDHAPAPPENPMSADRVRWEHIQRVYALCNQNVSETARRLNMHRRTLQRILAKKAPK; encoded by the coding sequence ATGGATGATGTGAAAACCGCCATCGAGCAGAAGATCGCCGCCCTGACCGACCGCACCCTGCTGCTGCTGGACGACGATGCGCCGTTTCGTCAGCGTCTGGCCCGCGCCCTGGAGTCGCGCGGCTTCACCGTTACCGCGGTCGAAAGCGTGGCCGAGGCACTGAAAGTCATTGAGGCGAGCCCGCCGGCTTTCGGCGTGATGGATATGCGCCTTGAAGACGGCAATGGCCTGAAAGCGGTCGAGGCTCTGCACGCCAAACGCCCCGATGCGCGCGCCATCATGCTGACCGGCTACGGCAATATCGCGACGGCGGTCGCCGCAGTGAAGTCGGGCGCGGTGGATTATCTGTCGAAACCTGCTGATGCCGATGACGTCGTTAAGGCGCTACTGGCGGTGGAAGACCACGCCCCGGCCCCGCCCGAAAACCCCATGTCGGCCGACCGCGTGCGCTGGGAGCATATTCAGCGCGTCTATGCCCTGTGCAATCAGAATGTCTCGGAAACCGCGCGTCGACTGAACATGCACCGGCGGACTTTGCAGCGTATTCTGGCCAAAAAGGCACCGAAATAG
- a CDS encoding GxxExxY protein, with amino-acid sequence MQELLFRDEVFAIQGAVFEVSRHMGTGFLEAVYQECLAREFVRRDIPLTAQKILNLAYKGEVLTQHYQPDFVCYDQIIVELKCVSAITDAHRAQILNYLKATDLRLGLLVNFGRHPKAQIERFAL; translated from the coding sequence GTGCAGGAACTGCTTTTTAGAGACGAAGTCTTTGCTATTCAGGGTGCCGTTTTCGAAGTTAGCCGCCATATGGGCACTGGCTTTCTGGAAGCCGTTTATCAGGAATGTCTGGCCAGAGAGTTTGTCAGACGAGACATTCCTCTTACCGCGCAGAAAATACTGAACCTCGCCTATAAGGGCGAGGTTCTCACTCAGCATTATCAACCTGATTTTGTCTGTTACGATCAGATTATTGTGGAGCTGAAATGCGTTTCGGCGATTACCGATGCGCATCGGGCTCAAATACTTAATTACCTGAAAGCAACGGACTTACGACTGGGTTTGCTTGTTAATTTCGGTCGTCATCCCAAGGCGCAAATTGAACGATTTGCGCTCTGA
- a CDS encoding autorepressor SdpR family transcription factor: MSEVYKSLSDPTRRHILEMLREREMSAGEIAERVSVSKPTLSGHLATLKAAGLVDVTRQGTTLIYRLNLSVLEEAVMSLMSAFRIGQDAPAPRPRATEDKA, translated from the coding sequence ATGTCCGAAGTTTATAAATCCCTGAGCGACCCGACGCGGCGGCACATCCTTGAAATGCTGCGCGAACGCGAGATGAGCGCCGGCGAGATTGCCGAGCGGGTCAGCGTGTCCAAACCCACCCTGTCGGGGCATCTGGCAACGCTGAAAGCCGCGGGACTGGTCGATGTGACGCGGCAAGGCACGACCCTGATCTACCGTCTCAACCTGTCAGTGCTCGAAGAGGCGGTGATGTCGCTGATGAGCGCCTTTCGCATCGGTCAGGACGCCCCGGCGCCCCGGCCGCGCGCCACGGAGGACAAGGCATGA
- a CDS encoding SdpI family protein translates to MTQDAKWPVSKLFSLLMIAVTTGLSLWARPQIPEGPVGTHFDLSGTANGFMPRDQALMVMPLMLAAITLLLWVLPYMQPKTGKLERSASVYAVSWIGTVALLAFGHLFIVGHALGWALSVQPLLLGPGLLFILIGNFMPKAQRNYLVGVRTPWTLSDERVWHKTHRLAGPVMMLAGVIMLGAALMMPTAYLHWVFLSAGIGSALIVVVASYIYARALKLT, encoded by the coding sequence ATGACCCAAGACGCAAAATGGCCGGTTTCCAAACTGTTCAGCCTGCTGATGATCGCGGTCACCACGGGCCTGAGCCTGTGGGCGCGGCCGCAGATTCCGGAGGGTCCGGTGGGTACACATTTCGACCTTTCGGGCACCGCCAATGGCTTTATGCCGCGGGATCAGGCGCTGATGGTCATGCCCCTGATGCTGGCCGCCATTACGCTGCTGCTGTGGGTTCTGCCCTATATGCAGCCCAAAACGGGCAAGCTGGAACGCTCGGCTTCGGTCTATGCCGTAAGCTGGATCGGCACTGTGGCACTTCTGGCGTTCGGGCATCTGTTTATCGTCGGCCACGCGCTCGGTTGGGCCTTGTCCGTGCAACCCCTGCTGCTGGGACCGGGCCTGCTGTTTATCCTGATCGGCAATTTCATGCCCAAGGCGCAGCGCAACTATCTGGTGGGGGTGCGCACGCCGTGGACCCTTTCAGACGAGCGGGTGTGGCACAAGACGCATCGACTGGCCGGACCGGTGATGATGCTGGCGGGCGTGATCATGCTGGGCGCGGCGCTGATGATGCCAACGGCTTATCTGCACTGGGTCTTTCTGAGCGCCGGGATCGGGTCGGCCCTGATCGTGGTCGTCGCCTCCTATATCTATGCGCGGGCGCTAAAACTTACTTGA
- a CDS encoding PAS domain-containing sensor histidine kinase, protein MTVATIAFAAAAGATALAFSTTVLAWRLKARLTKLSEGYKSRLDVQHTVLGELDAATLAFDEAFVAIEGETVRLVWGDETLKTIADAFRIPFSEEVAPRVIEGLAGSSKEAAEALKRLIAEGRPCRFEVFTEAPRSLMGAKTAGLTLLVEGRATGATAWVRLAIASEHTSLSSGPFARMADLIPAPCWVVRDGQLVWANAAWLKAVDAENVEQARAEQLGLDRSAEALVVEAAEQHMRREGFRWLTIHGQRRAFQVVAEPLGDAYVCAYALDVTESEESREALKRHAKAHDDTLDHLEDAVAIFGPEKRLTFHNRAFETLWDLEPAWLAERPTHGELLDRLRQKRKLPETSDFVTWKAQELEFYGLSEAAPDEMWSLPNGRSLRVVRQPHPLGGLLLLFSDKTGELTLKAQFNSLIQVQRATLDQLTDAVSVFGSDGRLRLRNAAFDAFWNLSPDELALNSDFGQLTALCLPLVHDRGFWAELKARVTDIDPLARAPQLGEVRTSDGRLAQWRTQPLPDGATLVAFSDITDRRALEEAIEQRDVALTESVRLKRDFVANVSYELRTPLTTIVGYADLLQRQANAAEADPAEIRRRGFLNAIQAASQELARSIDDVLDMAQIDAGEMSLSPSDFNLSRTVAAALGRQADTLSAKGIRFDYVGLDTRALIRADQQRLGQVLDHLLDYALRNAAQEGQITIRSRKEGDTLTLEIGYTGRGIPYHTQAHIFDRFVGRERGGPGLGLALVKALVELHDGWITLESEPQSGATFALHLPHQMGVGFESNEAKAAVTQTPTPAPEIAPVVVATPAPLPETPEAPVVAAAEAAPEKAPETPADEPNPLGLTAETLAQARRILGMA, encoded by the coding sequence ATGACCGTTGCCACCATTGCCTTTGCCGCCGCTGCTGGCGCGACTGCGCTGGCCTTTTCGACCACGGTTCTGGCCTGGCGTCTTAAGGCACGCCTGACGAAGCTCAGTGAAGGCTACAAATCCCGCCTTGACGTACAGCACACGGTGCTGGGCGAACTGGACGCCGCCACTCTGGCCTTTGATGAGGCCTTTGTCGCCATCGAAGGTGAGACCGTGCGCCTCGTCTGGGGCGATGAAACGCTGAAAACCATCGCCGACGCCTTCCGCATCCCCTTTTCCGAAGAGGTCGCGCCGCGCGTCATCGAGGGTCTGGCCGGGTCATCCAAGGAAGCCGCCGAGGCCCTGAAACGTCTGATCGCCGAAGGCCGCCCTTGCCGGTTTGAAGTGTTTACCGAAGCCCCGCGCAGCCTGATGGGGGCCAAGACCGCCGGGCTGACCCTGCTGGTCGAAGGGCGGGCCACTGGCGCGACGGCGTGGGTGCGTCTGGCCATTGCCAGCGAGCATACCTCCCTGTCGTCCGGCCCGTTTGCGCGCATGGCCGACCTGATCCCCGCCCCCTGCTGGGTGGTGCGCGACGGGCAACTGGTGTGGGCCAATGCCGCCTGGCTGAAAGCCGTCGATGCCGAAAATGTCGAGCAGGCACGCGCCGAGCAACTGGGGCTCGACCGCTCTGCCGAGGCGCTGGTGGTCGAAGCCGCCGAGCAGCACATGCGCCGCGAAGGTTTCCGCTGGCTGACCATCCACGGCCAGCGCCGCGCTTTTCAGGTGGTGGCCGAGCCTCTGGGCGACGCCTATGTCTGCGCCTACGCGCTGGATGTCACCGAATCCGAGGAGAGCCGCGAGGCGCTCAAACGTCATGCGAAAGCCCACGACGACACGCTGGATCACCTCGAAGACGCCGTGGCCATTTTCGGCCCGGAAAAGCGCCTGACCTTCCATAACCGCGCCTTTGAAACCCTGTGGGATCTGGAGCCGGCGTGGCTGGCCGAGCGTCCGACGCACGGCGAACTGCTCGACCGCCTGCGGCAAAAGCGTAAGCTGCCTGAGACCTCGGACTTTGTGACGTGGAAGGCGCAGGAACTGGAATTCTATGGCCTGAGCGAGGCCGCGCCGGACGAGATGTGGTCGCTGCCCAATGGCCGGTCGCTGCGCGTTGTGCGTCAGCCGCACCCGCTGGGCGGGCTGTTGCTGCTGTTCTCGGACAAGACCGGTGAGTTGACGCTCAAGGCGCAGTTCAATTCGCTGATTCAAGTGCAGCGCGCCACGCTGGACCAACTGACCGATGCCGTGTCGGTGTTTGGCTCCGATGGTCGCCTGCGTCTGCGCAATGCGGCGTTTGATGCCTTCTGGAACCTGTCGCCCGACGAACTGGCGCTCAATTCCGACTTCGGGCAGTTGACGGCCCTGTGTCTGCCGCTGGTGCATGATCGCGGTTTCTGGGCTGAACTGAAGGCGCGCGTCACCGATATCGACCCGCTGGCCCGCGCGCCGCAATTGGGTGAAGTGCGCACCTCCGACGGGCGTCTGGCGCAGTGGCGCACGCAGCCCCTGCCCGACGGGGCCACTCTGGTGGCTTTCAGCGACATCACCGACCGCCGCGCGCTGGAAGAAGCCATCGAACAACGCGATGTGGCCCTGACCGAGTCGGTGCGGCTGAAACGCGATTTCGTCGCCAATGTCTCCTATGAGTTGCGCACGCCCCTGACCACGATTGTCGGCTATGCCGACCTGCTGCAACGGCAGGCCAATGCGGCCGAGGCTGACCCCGCCGAAATTCGCCGCCGGGGCTTCCTCAACGCCATTCAGGCCGCGTCGCAGGAACTGGCGCGCTCTATCGACGACGTGCTGGACATGGCGCAGATTGACGCTGGTGAAATGTCGCTGTCGCCGTCGGATTTCAACCTGTCGCGCACCGTGGCCGCCGCTCTGGGCCGTCAGGCCGATACGCTGAGCGCCAAGGGCATCCGCTTCGACTATGTGGGGCTCGACACCCGCGCCCTGATCCGCGCCGACCAGCAGCGTCTGGGGCAGGTGCTCGATCACCTGCTGGACTACGCCCTGCGCAACGCCGCGCAGGAAGGGCAGATCACCATCCGTAGCCGCAAGGAAGGCGACACCCTGACGCTGGAGATCGGCTATACGGGCCGCGGCATCCCCTACCACACGCAGGCGCACATCTTTGACCGCTTCGTCGGGCGCGAACGCGGCGGGCCGGGTCTGGGGCTGGCCCTGGTCAAGGCGCTGGTCGAACTGCACGACGGCTGGATTACGCTGGAGTCCGAACCGCAGAGCGGGGCGACCTTTGCCCTGCACCTGCCGCATCAGATGGGTGTGGGTTTTGAGAGCAATGAGGCGAAGGCAGCGGTAACGCAAACGCCGACACCGGCCCCTGAGATCGCCCCGGTGGTTGTGGCCACCCCCGCCCCCCTGCCTGAAACCCCTGAGGCCCCGGTCGTCGCCGCAGCCGAAGCCGCGCCGGAAAAAGCGCCGGAAACCCCAGCCGACGAGCCCAATCCTCTGGGCCTGACGGCTGAGACACTGGCGCAGGCCCGGCGCATTCTGGGCATGGCTTAG
- a CDS encoding L,D-transpeptidase family protein, which translates to MRCALGKGGVIASADKREGDLRSPLGMWPVRYVWYRPDRLPVPETVLPVKALSPDDGWCDDVESDLYNLPIKRPFVGSHETLWRDDHVYDLIVVLGHNDDPPVKGLGSAIFLHLAREDYSGTEGCVALSLDHLRELLKTADAETYIEIVV; encoded by the coding sequence GTGCGTTGCGCTCTGGGTAAAGGGGGCGTTATTGCCTCCGCTGATAAAAGGGAGGGCGATCTGCGCTCGCCGCTGGGGATGTGGCCGGTGCGTTATGTCTGGTATCGCCCCGATCGTTTGCCGGTTCCGGAGACGGTCCTGCCCGTAAAAGCCCTGTCGCCCGACGACGGCTGGTGCGACGATGTCGAGAGCGATCTGTATAATCTGCCCATCAAACGGCCCTTTGTGGGCTCGCACGAAACCCTGTGGCGCGACGATCATGTCTATGACCTGATCGTGGTGCTGGGGCATAATGACGACCCGCCGGTCAAGGGGCTGGGCTCGGCCATCTTCCTGCATCTGGCGCGTGAGGACTATTCCGGCACCGAAGGCTGCGTCGCGCTCAGTCTGGACCACCTGCGCGAATTACTGAAAACCGCCGACGCCGAAACCTACATAGAAATCGTCGTCTGA
- a CDS encoding response regulator transcription factor gives MVQQKTLLIVDDDDELREALAEQLELHEEFKVTQASNGTEGIRLGKTINADLILLDVDLPDMDGREACRLLRKSGLTTPVIMLTGAASDSDQILGLDAGANDYVTKPFRFAVLLARIRAQVRSHETSEDATFRIGPYEFKPALKLLIDQVQKKIRLTEKETNILKYLYRAGGKPISREELLTEVWGYNAGVTTHTLETHVYRLRQKIEPDPANARLLMTDAGGYRLQF, from the coding sequence ATGGTGCAACAAAAAACCCTGCTGATCGTTGATGACGATGACGAACTGCGCGAGGCGCTGGCCGAACAACTTGAACTGCATGAAGAGTTCAAGGTCACTCAGGCATCGAATGGCACCGAAGGCATACGCCTTGGGAAGACCATCAATGCCGACCTGATCCTGCTGGATGTCGATTTGCCGGATATGGACGGGCGCGAAGCCTGCCGCCTGTTGCGCAAATCCGGGCTGACCACGCCGGTGATCATGCTGACCGGGGCCGCCTCTGATTCCGATCAGATTCTGGGGCTGGATGCGGGGGCCAATGACTATGTCACCAAGCCCTTCCGCTTTGCCGTCCTGCTGGCGCGTATTCGCGCTCAGGTCCGCAGCCACGAAACGTCCGAAGACGCGACCTTCCGCATCGGGCCTTATGAATTCAAACCGGCGCTCAAGCTGCTGATCGATCAGGTGCAGAAGAAGATTCGCCTGACCGAAAAAGAAACCAACATCCTCAAATACCTCTATCGTGCCGGTGGCAAGCCGATCTCGCGCGAAGAGCTGCTGACCGAGGTGTGGGGCTATAATGCCGGGGTGACCACGCACACGCTGGAAACCCACGTCTATCGTCTGCGTCAGAAGATCGAGCCCGATCCGGCCAATGCCCGTCTGCTGATGACCGATGCGGGTGGGTACAGGTTGCAATTTTAG
- a CDS encoding DUF3052 family protein — protein sequence MTPGYSGTPLAKKLGYKPEMRAAVVGAPDDYTRWLEPLPEGVVFGADDPELVHIFTTERAVLETALTHWRRALRPDGMVWVSWPKKASKVPTDITEDVIREVCLPLGFVDVKVCAVSDVWSGLKLVVRKELR from the coding sequence ATGACCCCCGGCTATTCCGGCACACCCTTAGCCAAGAAACTCGGTTACAAGCCGGAGATGCGCGCTGCCGTGGTCGGTGCGCCGGATGACTATACTCGCTGGCTTGAACCGCTGCCTGAGGGTGTGGTGTTCGGCGCCGATGATCCGGAGCTGGTGCACATTTTCACCACCGAGCGGGCCGTTCTGGAAACCGCGCTGACGCATTGGCGTAGGGCTCTGAGACCGGACGGTATGGTCTGGGTATCGTGGCCCAAAAAGGCCTCAAAAGTGCCCACCGATATTACCGAAGACGTGATCCGCGAGGTCTGTCTGCCGTTGGGCTTCGTCGATGTGAAGGTCTGCGCCGTTAGCGACGTGTGGTCGGGTTTGAAGCTGGTGGTACGTAAGGAGTTGCGCTAA
- the xth gene encoding exodeoxyribonuclease III, protein MRLSIASWNINSVRLRIDQVIRFLDMARPDILCLQEIKCQNGEFPRKAFVEAGYPHILVTGQKGWHGVALVSKLPFETNEILPFCRRGEARVQGIQVAGIDLWNFYIPAGGDVPDREANDKFDHKLEFYERLTAHLKTRNPDAPLLIAGDLNIAPGENDVWSHRQMLKVVSHTPPELEAFANLMDAGGFHDAFRELWPEPQKLFTWWSYRAADFRKSNRGLRLDHLLINPALKARITSPIAAVIHDSVREWDRPSDHAPIQIEFDL, encoded by the coding sequence ATGCGTTTGTCGATTGCCTCATGGAACATCAACTCGGTGCGGCTGAGGATTGATCAGGTCATACGTTTCCTCGACATGGCGCGCCCGGACATCCTGTGCCTTCAGGAAATCAAGTGCCAGAACGGTGAATTCCCGCGTAAGGCGTTTGTGGAAGCGGGCTATCCGCACATCCTCGTCACCGGGCAAAAGGGCTGGCACGGCGTGGCACTGGTGTCGAAGCTGCCGTTTGAAACCAACGAGATTTTGCCCTTTTGTCGCCGCGGCGAAGCGCGCGTTCAGGGGATACAGGTCGCGGGCATCGACCTGTGGAACTTCTATATTCCGGCGGGCGGCGACGTTCCCGACCGCGAAGCCAATGACAAGTTTGATCACAAGCTGGAATTCTATGAGCGCCTGACCGCACACCTGAAAACGCGCAATCCCGATGCGCCCCTGCTGATCGCCGGCGACCTCAATATCGCGCCCGGTGAAAACGACGTGTGGAGCCATCGTCAGATGCTGAAAGTGGTCAGCCATACGCCGCCGGAGCTGGAGGCCTTTGCCAATCTGATGGATGCGGGCGGCTTTCATGACGCCTTCCGCGAACTGTGGCCAGAACCGCAGAAGCTGTTTACCTGGTGGAGCTATCGCGCCGCCGATTTCCGCAAGTCCAATCGCGGGCTGAGGCTCGATCACCTGCTGATCAATCCCGCCTTGAAGGCGCGCATCACCTCGCCTATAGCCGCCGTCATCCACGACTCCGTCCGCGAATGGGACCGGCCGTCGGATCACGCCCCTATTCAGATCGAGTTCGACCTATGA
- a CDS encoding MFS transporter, whose amino-acid sequence MSSHPQADSVQKEAGLRTIVAASAAGTTFEWYDFFIFGALTSIITKNFFTGLDDTTGMILALLTFALGFLSRPFGALLFGHIGDRKGRKGTFLYTILLMGVATVLIGFLPTYEQAGIWSPLLLVALRILQGIAMGGEYGGAVIYVAEHAPADKRGAYTAWIQASASLGLVIALLVVFLTRTIVKEEAFGDWGWRIPFIVSAVLLAISVYIRAKTAESPAFRALHDSGNISKAPFKEAFGQWSNLRQVLIALFGFMTAQGVVWYTTFFYTQVFLEKSVKLAPTTVNLLVMSISIVSAVLYVVWGQLSDCVGRKPVMILGIAIAILSFVPGFHLMARFANPALDDAVNRTPVVIFADPRKCSVQFDPVGKAQFTSSCDLAKSLVTGLGVPYVNKPTEPGATFATVQIGERTIAVQSGDTLSKDELKTLKTNAVTDLKAALKAAGYPEAADPKRVNVLGIFAVLFVFTVGATALYGPMAAALVEMFPTRIRYTALSLPYNIGTGWFGGLLPAISFAMVAGSGNLFFGLWYPVIIGATAIAVALIFMKETRGRDLHTMEDPPGR is encoded by the coding sequence ATGTCATCACACCCGCAGGCAGACAGCGTGCAGAAGGAAGCCGGTCTGCGTACCATTGTAGCGGCGTCGGCCGCCGGTACGACCTTTGAGTGGTACGACTTCTTCATTTTCGGGGCCCTGACCTCGATCATCACGAAGAACTTCTTTACCGGGCTTGATGACACCACCGGCATGATACTGGCGCTGTTGACCTTCGCGCTGGGCTTCCTGTCGCGACCGTTTGGGGCACTTCTGTTCGGGCATATCGGTGATCGCAAAGGGCGCAAGGGCACCTTCCTCTACACCATCCTGCTGATGGGGGTGGCCACCGTGCTGATCGGCTTCCTGCCCACCTATGAACAGGCAGGGATATGGTCGCCCTTGCTGCTGGTCGCTTTGCGCATCCTTCAGGGCATTGCGATGGGCGGTGAATATGGCGGGGCGGTCATCTATGTCGCTGAACACGCCCCCGCCGATAAGCGCGGGGCCTATACGGCGTGGATTCAGGCCTCGGCGTCGCTGGGGCTGGTTATCGCGCTGCTGGTCGTCTTTCTTACGCGCACCATCGTCAAGGAAGAGGCGTTCGGCGACTGGGGCTGGCGCATCCCCTTCATCGTCTCCGCCGTGCTTCTGGCTATTTCGGTCTATATTCGCGCCAAGACCGCCGAAAGCCCGGCGTTTCGCGCCCTGCACGACAGCGGCAATATCTCCAAGGCCCCGTTCAAGGAAGCGTTTGGTCAGTGGTCGAACCTGCGTCAGGTGCTGATCGCCCTGTTCGGTTTCATGACGGCGCAAGGCGTGGTGTGGTACACGACCTTCTTCTACACGCAAGTGTTTCTGGAAAAGAGCGTCAAGCTGGCGCCCACCACCGTCAACCTGCTGGTGATGAGTATTTCGATCGTTAGCGCGGTTCTCTACGTCGTCTGGGGTCAGTTGTCGGACTGCGTCGGACGCAAGCCGGTAATGATCCTCGGCATCGCTATTGCCATCCTGAGCTTCGTGCCCGGCTTCCACCTGATGGCGCGCTTTGCCAATCCGGCCCTGGACGACGCCGTCAACCGCACGCCGGTCGTCATCTTCGCCGATCCGCGCAAGTGTTCGGTGCAGTTCGACCCGGTGGGTAAGGCGCAGTTCACCTCATCCTGCGACCTTGCCAAATCGCTGGTGACCGGGCTGGGTGTGCCCTATGTCAACAAGCCGACCGAGCCGGGCGCGACCTTTGCGACCGTGCAGATCGGGGAGCGCACCATCGCTGTGCAGTCGGGCGATACTCTGTCCAAGGACGAACTTAAGACGCTGAAAACAAATGCCGTGACCGATCTCAAGGCGGCACTGAAAGCCGCCGGCTATCCCGAAGCCGCCGATCCGAAGCGCGTCAATGTGCTGGGCATCTTTGCCGTTCTGTTTGTTTTCACCGTTGGGGCCACGGCGCTTTATGGCCCGATGGCGGCGGCTCTTGTCGAGATGTTCCCGACGCGCATCCGCTATACGGCCCTGTCCCTGCCCTACAATATCGGCACCGGCTGGTTCGGCGGCCTGCTGCCCGCCATTTCCTTCGCCATGGTCGCCGGTTCAGGTAACCTGTTCTTCGGCCTGTGGTATCCGGTGATTATCGGGGCCACCGCCATCGCGGTCGCCCTCATTTTCATGAAGGAAACGCGCGGCCGCGACCTGCACACCATGGAGGACCCGCCGGGCAGGTAA
- a CDS encoding ribonuclease D, whose translation MTIHYHEGDLPNGLDLGAVVAIDSETMGLRFGRDDLCVVQLSAGDGDAHVVRLNRPAYDCPNLKALLTDAGVLKLFHFGRFDIGMFLLHLGVVTAPVYCTKIASKLARTYTDRHGLKDLVRELLSVDISKAQQSSDWGAQTLTPEQLAYAASDVLHLHTLREKLDVMLAREGRSELAQGCFDFLPHRVKLDLAGWEDTDIFAHSWS comes from the coding sequence GTGACCATCCATTATCATGAAGGCGATTTGCCCAACGGCCTTGATCTGGGCGCGGTGGTTGCCATTGACTCCGAAACCATGGGCCTGCGCTTCGGGCGCGATGACCTGTGCGTCGTGCAGTTGTCAGCGGGGGATGGCGATGCCCACGTCGTGCGGCTCAACCGCCCGGCCTATGACTGCCCCAATCTGAAAGCCCTGCTCACCGATGCCGGGGTCTTGAAGCTGTTCCATTTCGGGCGTTTTGATATCGGCATGTTCCTGCTGCATCTGGGCGTGGTGACGGCCCCCGTCTATTGCACCAAGATCGCCTCAAAGCTGGCGCGCACCTATACGGATCGCCACGGTCTGAAAGACCTGGTGCGTGAGCTTTTGTCCGTCGATATCTCCAAGGCGCAGCAAAGCTCGGACTGGGGGGCGCAAACCCTGACACCGGAACAACTGGCCTATGCGGCCTCGGATGTGCTGCATCTGCATACCTTGCGCGAAAAGCTCGATGTCATGCTGGCGCGCGAAGGGCGCAGTGAGCTGGCGCAGGGCTGTTTCGATTTTTTACCGCACCGCGTCAAACTGGATTTGGCAGGTTGGGAAGATACGGATATATTCGCTCATTCATGGAGCTGA